A region of the Desulfomonilaceae bacterium genome:
AGTCCACGACGGGAAAGCTGTCATGGACTGGATGGAACAGGAACAGGAAAGAGGCATTACGATTACTTCCGCAGCTACGACATGTCAGTGGAAAAGCCACCGAATCAATGTCATCGACACACCGGGACACGTTGATTTCACGATAGAAGTTGAACGTTCCCTGCGAGTGTTGGATGGAGCTGTGGCGGTTTTCTGCGGGGTCGGCGGCGTGGAGCCACAGTCGGAAACCGTTTGGAAACAGGCCGATCGTTACAGCATCCCAAGAATTGCTTTTATTAATAAGATGGACAGAGTAGGCGCCGACGAAAAAAGAGTGATGGAGATGATGAAGAGTCGACTACGGACTACTCCACTGGCGCTTCAAATTCCCATCGGCAAGGAAGACAAATTCTCTGGTGTTATTGATCTTGTCAATTTCAAGGCTATAAAATTCGATGAGGCCTCTATGGGTGTCACGTACGCGATCGATGACATCCCTGATGACCTCATGGATGAGGCCCTCGCTGCTCGATCGCAGCTCGTAGAGTCGGTCTGTGAACTTGACGACGGTCTCCTAGAGAAATACCTGGAGGGTGATACTGATATTCCCGCTCAAAAACTGCTGGAAACCATTCGACAGGGCACACTGGATTTAAAAATAACCCCTGTCCTCATGGGCTCAGCGTTCAAAAATAAAGGCATACAGCCCCTGCTGGATGCGGTCATTAACTTCTTACCATCACCGATGGATGTTCCACCGGTGGAAGGCAAAGACACCTCCGGCTCCCCTGTTACGCGTGAAATCGACGGACCCCTAGCAGCTTTGGCTTTTAAGGTCATGAACGACCCCTATACCGGGACCCTGACCTTCATTAGAATCTATTCCGGAAAACTTTCCGCAGGTTCCAGCATCCTCAACGTTAATTCCGGCAAAAAAGAACGGATTGGACGATGTCTCAAGATGCACGCGAATCAACGGGAAGAAATCAAGGATGCCGCCGCCGGTGAAATAATTGCGCTAGTAGGTATGAAAAATACCAAAACCGGTGATTCCCTGACTGATGAAGATCACCCTCTCCTCTTGGAATCTATGGATTTTCCGGAACCGGTCATCTCTGTCTCTTTGGCTCCCAAGTCACGGGATGGCGTCGATAGGCTTTCGAAAAGTCTGGGCAGACTGCTCCGAGAGGATCCCTCACTTCGCGTAAGAACGGACAAGGAAACCGGGCAGACAATACTTTCCGGCATGGGGGAATTGCATCTCGAAATCATTGTTGATCGTCTCCTACGGGAATTTCAGGTTGAGGCGGTGGTTGGTGAACCTGAGGTCGCATTTCGGGAGACGCTTACCAAGGATGTTCGTATTAATTACAGGCATGTAAAACAGACAGGCGGCAAGGGTCAATTCGCTGAAGTGGCAATGGATATCAAGCCTCTTCCCCGCGCCACCGGATTTGAATTTGTCGATAAGATCACGGGTGGAACTATCCCCAAGGAATTTATCAAGCCTGTAGAAGACGGCATTCGATGGGCAATGGAGGCTGGTGTTCTTGCGGGTTATCCAGTGGTCGACATCAGAGTGACCCTTTTTGATGGGAAGTTCCACGAAGTTGATTCGTCGGAAATGGCTTTCAAAATGGCGGGGTTCATGGCCTTCAAAGATGCGTGTAGAAAAGGCGCCTCTGTTCTACTCGAGCCCATTATGGATGTCGAAGTCGTAGCCCCTGGAGAATTTTTGGGTGACGTTTTGGGAGATTTGACCTCAAGACGCGGCAAGATTCTCGGGATGGAAAGCCGACTCGGAGTACAGACTGTTGGAGTTCGAGTGCCTTTGGCGCGTATGTTCGGATACGCAACCGACTTGAGAAGCTTGACGCAAGGCCGCGCCACATTCACTATGAGATTTTCACACTACGAACCGGCGCCGCAATCCGTTACGGAAAAGGTTGTCGCACAATTTAAACAATCTGGAGGAGCCCATGGGCAAGGCGAAGTTTGAGCGTACGAAGCCACACGTGAACGTAGGGACGATAGGTCACATCGATCACGGCAAGACGACGTTGACAGCGGCAATAACGCGGACGTTGGCTAAGCGGGGATTGGCCTCGTATGTGCCTTTCGAGGAGATCGACAAGGCGCCCGAGGAGAAAGAGCGCGGCATTACGATAGCTACGGCTCACGTGGAGTATCAGACGGACAAAAGGCATTACGCTCATGTGGATTGTCCGGGACACGCCGATTATATCAAGAACATGATCACCGGCGCGGCCCAGATGGATGGAGCTATCCTTGTTGTGGGAGCCAATGATGGTCCTATGCCTCAGACAAGAGAGCATATACTGTTGGCTCGTCAGGTTGGTGTTCCCTATGTAGTGGTTTTTTTGAACAAAGTCGACATGGTTGACGATCCGGAACTCATAGAGTTGGTTGAGTTGGAATTGAGAGAGCTATTGAGTTCTTATGATTTTCCGGGAGACGATATACCGATTATCAGGGGCAGCGCGTTAAAGGCTTTGGAGGCTGGTGATCCCAAGCATCCCGACTGCAAGTGCATACTTGAGTTGATGGAGGCTATAGACACCTATATACCTGTGCCTCAAAGAGACGTAGACAAGCCCTTCCTGATGCCGATAGAGGATGTGTTCAGCATTTCCGGACGAGGCACGGTTGTTACCGGTAGGGTCGAGCGTGGTCAGATCAAGGTTGGGGAAGAAGTTGAGATAGTAGGGATCAAGGACACCCGCAAGACGGTTTGCACTGGTGTTGAGATGTTCCGCAAGGTATTGGATTCCGGTCAGGCCGGAGACAATGTTGGTCTTCTTCTTCGAGGCATCAAGCGAGAAGATGTTGAGAGGGGCCAGGTAGTGGCGTTGCCCGGGTCGATCACTCCCCATACCAAGTTCAAGGCCGAGACATACATTCTGGGTAAAGAGGAAGGTGGACGTCATACTCCATTTTTCAACGGATACAGGCCTCAGTTTTACTTCAGGACTACCGACGTGACAGGCATTATAACGCTTCCTGAGGGAGTCGAGATGGTGATGCCCGGTGATAATGTGGCTCTTGAAGCGCATCTTATCACCCCTATCGCCATGGAAAAAGAACTCCGCTTCGCTATCAGGGAAGGCGGAAGAACCGTTGGCGCCGGCGTCGTCTCTGAAGTTATTGAATAGATTTCGAGAAATAGATGAGGAATTTCCATGGATATGCAAGCGCTGAAAATTAGGATCAGGTTAAAAGCCTACGACCATAAACTCTTGGACCAGTCGGCAGCCGAGATCGTCGACACAGCCTGGAGAACGGGAGCAAAGGTGGCGGGCCCAATACCCCTTCCGACTCGGATACATAAGTACTGCGTTCTGCGCTCGCCTCACATAGACAAAAAATCGCGTGAACAATTCGAGATCAGAGTCCACAAGAGATTGATAGACATTTTGGAACCAACACAGCAGACACTGGACGCACTGATGAAGTTGGATTTATCCCCGGGAGTGGATGTCGAAATAAAGGCGTGATGTTTCTGATATTACATTTTCGTCCAGGAGCTTCTAATGGTTAATGGCTTGATAGGTATAAAACTTGGGATGTTACAGATGTTTGATGAATCCGGTCACTCCCTGGGGGTGTCCGTGGTTCAGGCTGGACCATGCAGGGTTGTTCAAAAAAAACCCAACTCCAGAGTTCAGCTCGGATATGGTAGCGCCAAAGAAAGTCGATTGTCCAAACCGGTTTTAGGGCAATTCAACAAATTCGGTGTCCCTCCTTGCCAGGTACTGCGTGATTTCGCAGTGGAGAACGTAGACGAAATCCAAATCGGGCAGGAAGTCGGTCCAGACATTTTCAATCCTGGAGACATAGTTAAGGTCGTCGGCGTGGGTAAAGGCAAAGGATTTGCTGGTGTTGTCAAAAAGTGGAATTTTGGTGGCGGCCGCGCAACCCACGGGTCTCGTTCGCATCGTATTCCAGGATCAGTTGGACAATGCGCCTGGCCCTCCCGAATCTTCAAGGGCAAAAAGATGCCTGGTCGAATGGGTGGAAAGAGCGTAACCGCTCCAACCGTTCAGGTCGTAGAGGTCCGGTCCGACGAGAACTTACTTTTCCTCAGGGGCCCCATACCCGGACCCCGTGGCTCGATTGTGTTGATAAGGAAACGATAATGGCTCTAGTAGACGTGATTAACCAAAACGGAGAAAAGGTCGATTCAATAGAGCTTGAGGACCATATTTTCAAGGCCGAGATTCGTGACAGTTTGGTTCAACAGGTTGTCGTTTGGCAATTAGCCAAGCGTCGGTCCGGCTCCGCTTCTACGAAAACGCGCGGACAGGTGCGCGGCGGCGGAAAGAAGCCTTGGCGTCAAAAAGGCACGGGGCGCGCCAGAGCAGGTACGAGCAGGTCTCCTGTGTGGGCTGGCGGTGGAACAGTATTCGGACCACATCCACGGTCATACGCGTTTTCCCTTCCAAAGAAGGTCCGGAAGGCGGCTCTTTGCTCTGTTTTGAGCGCTAAACTGCGGGACGATAAGCTTACCGTCTTGGACAAGATCGAGATGGAGGCCCCTAAAACCAAGCTATTTGCGGAAATTCTCAAAAAGCTCGGAACACAGGATCAGAAAACTCTCTTTCTAGTGCCGGAGAAAAATCCGGATCTGACACGGGCGTCCAGAAACCTTTACCGGGCCTTGGTCCTACCAACAGAGGGTATGAACGTATATGACCTTCTCAGGTTTGAACGTCTCACCATATTGAAAGACGCTCTCCCCAGATTATCAGAGAGGTTGGGCTAATGTTTGAGGAATTTAAAATTGTTCGGCGGCCCATAGTGACTGAGAAGGGTTCTACACTTAAGGAAGACAACAACCAGGTGATTTTCGAGGTTGATAGACATTCCAACAAACCCGAAATCAAGAAGGCGATAGAAAAACTCTTCAAGGTCACGGTACTCGCTATTCAAACTCAGAATAGGAAGGGTAAGCCTAAGAGGGTTGGACGCTTCCT
Encoded here:
- the fusA gene encoding elongation factor G — protein: MNLESITTTRNIGIMAHIDAGKTTTTERILYYTGVSHKIGEVHDGKAVMDWMEQEQERGITITSAATTCQWKSHRINVIDTPGHVDFTIEVERSLRVLDGAVAVFCGVGGVEPQSETVWKQADRYSIPRIAFINKMDRVGADEKRVMEMMKSRLRTTPLALQIPIGKEDKFSGVIDLVNFKAIKFDEASMGVTYAIDDIPDDLMDEALAARSQLVESVCELDDGLLEKYLEGDTDIPAQKLLETIRQGTLDLKITPVLMGSAFKNKGIQPLLDAVINFLPSPMDVPPVEGKDTSGSPVTREIDGPLAALAFKVMNDPYTGTLTFIRIYSGKLSAGSSILNVNSGKKERIGRCLKMHANQREEIKDAAAGEIIALVGMKNTKTGDSLTDEDHPLLLESMDFPEPVISVSLAPKSRDGVDRLSKSLGRLLREDPSLRVRTDKETGQTILSGMGELHLEIIVDRLLREFQVEAVVGEPEVAFRETLTKDVRINYRHVKQTGGKGQFAEVAMDIKPLPRATGFEFVDKITGGTIPKEFIKPVEDGIRWAMEAGVLAGYPVVDIRVTLFDGKFHEVDSSEMAFKMAGFMAFKDACRKGASVLLEPIMDVEVVAPGEFLGDVLGDLTSRRGKILGMESRLGVQTVGVRVPLARMFGYATDLRSLTQGRATFTMRFSHYEPAPQSVTEKVVAQFKQSGGAHGQGEV
- the tuf gene encoding elongation factor Tu; its protein translation is MGKAKFERTKPHVNVGTIGHIDHGKTTLTAAITRTLAKRGLASYVPFEEIDKAPEEKERGITIATAHVEYQTDKRHYAHVDCPGHADYIKNMITGAAQMDGAILVVGANDGPMPQTREHILLARQVGVPYVVVFLNKVDMVDDPELIELVELELRELLSSYDFPGDDIPIIRGSALKALEAGDPKHPDCKCILELMEAIDTYIPVPQRDVDKPFLMPIEDVFSISGRGTVVTGRVERGQIKVGEEVEIVGIKDTRKTVCTGVEMFRKVLDSGQAGDNVGLLLRGIKREDVERGQVVALPGSITPHTKFKAETYILGKEEGGRHTPFFNGYRPQFYFRTTDVTGIITLPEGVEMVMPGDNVALEAHLITPIAMEKELRFAIREGGRTVGAGVVSEVIE
- the rpsJ gene encoding 30S ribosomal protein S10; the encoded protein is MQALKIRIRLKAYDHKLLDQSAAEIVDTAWRTGAKVAGPIPLPTRIHKYCVLRSPHIDKKSREQFEIRVHKRLIDILEPTQQTLDALMKLDLSPGVDVEIKA
- the rplC gene encoding 50S ribosomal protein L3, whose amino-acid sequence is MVNGLIGIKLGMLQMFDESGHSLGVSVVQAGPCRVVQKKPNSRVQLGYGSAKESRLSKPVLGQFNKFGVPPCQVLRDFAVENVDEIQIGQEVGPDIFNPGDIVKVVGVGKGKGFAGVVKKWNFGGGRATHGSRSHRIPGSVGQCAWPSRIFKGKKMPGRMGGKSVTAPTVQVVEVRSDENLLFLRGPIPGPRGSIVLIRKR
- the rplD gene encoding 50S ribosomal protein L4, yielding MALVDVINQNGEKVDSIELEDHIFKAEIRDSLVQQVVVWQLAKRRSGSASTKTRGQVRGGGKKPWRQKGTGRARAGTSRSPVWAGGGTVFGPHPRSYAFSLPKKVRKAALCSVLSAKLRDDKLTVLDKIEMEAPKTKLFAEILKKLGTQDQKTLFLVPEKNPDLTRASRNLYRALVLPTEGMNVYDLLRFERLTILKDALPRLSERLG
- a CDS encoding 50S ribosomal protein L23 — its product is MIREVGLMFEEFKIVRRPIVTEKGSTLKEDNNQVIFEVDRHSNKPEIKKAIEKLFKVTVLAIQTQNRKGKPKRVGRFLGRRKHWKKAIVTLKQGDRVDFFEGV